The following are encoded in a window of Rosa chinensis cultivar Old Blush chromosome 4, RchiOBHm-V2, whole genome shotgun sequence genomic DNA:
- the LOC112195761 gene encoding protein JINGUBANG produces the protein MKLRSWFSATCSSHESTVSIPQPQPSYQKRHVVSDSSSSSDNPSSSSSTCDTCSTSLHSNLSLQTLPSVPSLQKLISQLDAPNLSVSHLCFTTLTPTPSSSSLPITCLAVHHNRLYAASGHEINVYDRADFSHLDSFNAHDPSSGSVKSVSFSDGKVFTAHQDCKIKVWEIIPGKRHRLLTTLPTVNDRLLRFALPKNYVSIRRHVKRLWIQHADAVTGIAVNNGLVYSVSWDKTLKIWRDSNLRCVESVKAHEDALSAVAVAKDGTVYTGSADRRIRVWARPQDEKRHVLVATLEKHKSAVNALALNDDGSVLFSGACDRSILAWEREDSANHMAVTGALRGHGKAILCLFNVGDLLLSGSADRTVRMWRRGEDGSYCCLGVLEGHVKPVKALVAVTGESGGGVVSVVSGSLDGAVKVWHVSVSEAIKEQKML, from the coding sequence ATGAAGCTCCGATCGTGGTTCTCCGCCACCTGCTCCTCCCACGAATCCACCGTCTCCATCCCCCAACCCCAACCCTCATACCAAAAACGACACGTCGTCTCCGACTCCAGCAGCTCCTCCGATAACCCCAGCAGCTCCTCCAGTACTTGCGACACCTGCAGCACCAGCCTCCATTCCAATCTCTCCCTCCAGACGCTGCCATCTGTCCCCTCCCTTCAGAAGCTCATCTCCCAACTCGACGCCCCAAACCTCTCCGTCTCTCACCTCTGCTTCACCACCCTCACTCccaccccctcctcctcctctctcccgATCACCTGCCTCGCCGTCCACCACAACCGCCTCTACGCCGCCTCCGGCCACGAAATCAACGTCTACGATCGGGCCGACTTCTCCCACCTCGACTCATTCAACGCTCACGATCCCTCCTCGGGCTCCGTGAAGTCCGTCTCGTTTTCCGACGGCAAGGTGTTCACCGCGCACCAGGACTGTAAAATCAAAGTCTGGGAGATAATCCCGGGTAAACGGCACAGACTCCTAACCACCCTCCCCACCGTCAACGACCGTTTGCTTCGTTTTGCGCTCCCCAAGAACTACGTCAGCATACGCCGGCACGTGAAACGCCTCTGGATCCAGCACGCCGACGCTGTTACCGGCATCGCCGTCAACAACGGCCTCGTCTACTCGGTTTCCTGGGACAAGACCTTGAAGATTTGGCGGGACTCCAACCTCCGCTGCGTGGAGTCCGTCAAGGCGCACGAGGACGCCTTGAGCGCGGTGGCGGTGGCGAAGGACGGGACCGTCTACACCGGGTCTGCGGACCGTCGGATCCGGGTCTGGGCGAGACCGCAAGACGAGAAGCGCCACGTGTTGGTGGCGACGCTGGAGAAGCACAAGTCAGCGGTGAACGCTTTGGCTCTAAACGACGACGGATCGGTGCTGTTCTCGGGGGCCTGTGACCGTTCGATCCTGGCGTGGGAGAGAGAGGACAGCGCGAACCACATGGCGGTTACGGGAGCGTTGAGGGGGCACGGTAAGGCGATACTGTGTTTATTCAACGTCGGGGATTTGCTGCTGAGTGGGTCCGCTGATCGGACGGTGAGGATGTGGCGGCGAGGGGAGGATGGCAGTTATTGCTGTTTGGGGGTTTTGGAGGGACACGTGAAACCGGTGAAGGCGCTGGTGGCGGTTACGGGAGAGAGCGGTGGCGGCGTCGTTTCGGTTGTGAGTGGGAGTTTAGATGGAGCGGTGAAGGTGTGGCATGTGTCGGTTTCGGAGGCGATTAAAGAACAGAAGATGTTATGA